A window of Bdellovibrio svalbardensis genomic DNA:
ACGATGCTCGACTCGTCACCACTTTCTTATTAAATCCTGAATTGTTTCGAACTTCATATTAAGGAGTCTTTATGAAAGTCCTCATCGCATTGGTTTTAACGAGTCTCTTAGCTGTAACAGCGATGGCCCATGAGGGTCATGATCATGGCAACAATCCACCCCAAAGCCCTCGCGCTGGAGATAAAACCGCCTTGATCTGCAACACCGATAAGTCCATCTGCACGCAGCTTCAATTCTTGGTGGACATAAACTCATCTGCTGAAGGCGCGTTCTTCGCGACAATCAAAACACCCGACAACAAGGCTATCAATAATCTTAAAGTGGATCTCTGGATGAGCATGGGCAACCATGGCGGCCACGGCTCAGCCCCCGTCGAGATCGCGGAAACAGGCCACAATCAGGTGAAAGTCAGCAACGCATGGTTCGTTATGCCGGGCACTTGGTCAGTCCGCCTCGAATTCGACCTTGAGGGGATCCACCAGCATTTTGAAGTCCCTGTTTACGTCGCAGAATAAATAGCCCCACAAATAAAAAAGCCATGCTGAAGAGCATGGCTTTTTTATTAAATCTTTTTTCAACATTCCACTAGTGAGTGGTGTCGAGCATCTTTTTGCAATCTTCAATATGCTCTGTCTCAGTGCGGATTTGCTGGCGCACCAGTTCTTCCAAAGCCACATCATCGCCAACCAATTTCAAAAGGTCTTTGTATTTATTAAGGGCCTTTTCTTCAAACTCCAGGCTTTCTTTAAGAATGTCCAAAACCTTGTGAGTCTTTGTTTCTGGAACCGGGGACACTTTCAAAGAGGGATGACCGCCCAAGGCAGTGATCTTTTCACCGATCAATGAAGCATGCATATAACCTTCATTAGCTTGCTCGTGGAACCATTTTACGATGGGAATACGATTAGGCCCCTTGATCATCAAAGCATAGTGAAGGTAGCGAACGACCCCGGAAATTTCCATCTCGATGATTTCATTCAAAGCGGTCACAATCTTTTTATTATCTTTAGACATTCTTGACTCCCCATTTTCTGAATTCTATTTCAGTCACAATCTTATCTGGGGAAAATCGCACAGAGCAAATCAAAACAATTGAAGTCCAAGAAACAAAAAAGAGCAGGTTTCCCTGCTCTCTTTTTCAATCGTTAAGTTTTAGAGACTATTCATCATCCAGTTCGTCATCGCCCACGACACCTAGATTGTATTTTTCTATGCGATAACGCATAGATCGGAAGGAGATATGAAGTAGCTTCGCAGCTCTCTTCTTCACGCCCCCCGCAGAGTGAATGGCTTTAACCAACAACTCTTTTTCGATTTGCCCCATCACCTTGTCCAAATCAACGCCATCATCACCGATCTCGATTTCATTGGATGATGCCATCTTGCGACCTGAAGCCGTGTTAACCATTGGCGGCAATGACTCTGGTAAAATCGTCGCACCGCTCTCTAGAGCCACCGTGCGTTCAATCATATTTTCGAGCTCACGCACGTTTCCTGGATAATCGTACTTTTTTAGAATTTCCATCGCTTCGGCACTGATCGCACCGATATTCTTATTCAAACGCTCATTATACTTTTTTAAGAAATGATTCGCCAACAACGGAATATCTTCACGACGCTCACGAAGACCCGGGGTTTTAATATTGATAACATTCAAACGATAGAACAAATCTTGACGGAAAGTCCCCTTAGCAACCATCTCTTCAAGATTTCTATTGGTAGCAGCTATGATACGCACATCGACTTTGTTGTCATCTGTGGCACCCACTCTGCGAATCACGCGTTCTTGAATCGCACGAAGAAGTTTTACCTGAATCGACATCGGCAACTCGCCGACCTCATCCAGGAACAGAGTTCCCGTATCAGCCACTTCGAAAAGACCGGCTTTATCAGAAACTGCGCCCGTGAATGAACCTTTTTTATGACCGAACATTTCTGATTCCATCAAATTTTCTGGAATCGCTCCGCAGTTCACAGTGATAAACGGCTTGTCTTTCAAAGGACCGTTATAGTGAATCGCTTTTGCAACGACCTCTTTACCGGTACCTGACTCCCCCGTAATCAAAACATTCGTAGGAGTTTGCGATACACGTTTTACCATATCGTAAATAGCGTGCATTGCCGGCGAATTTCCAACCATGTTTTGGAAGGAGTATTCTTTGACCAATTCTTTTTTAAGAGATCTATTTTCTACTTCGAGATTGCGTGAACGAAGAGCGTTGTGGATGTTCAGGCGAACTTCATCGATCTTGAACGGCTTCGTCAAATAGTCGTAAGCGCCCATCTTCATCGCCTCAACTGCAGTCTCCGTGGTACCGAAGGCTGTGATGAGCATGAAAACGATCTCTGGATAAGTCTCTTTAACGAACTTCAAAAGCTCAATACCTGTGACATGAGGCATTTGAAGATCTGAGATAATCATATCGAAAGTTTTTTTAGCAAGAAGGTCTTTCGCCTTTTGACCATCCTCGGCCAAAGTGACTTCATACCCTTCTTTCTTGAGCATAATTTCTAAAAACTCGCGTATTGATTCTTCGTCATCGACGACCAGAATTCTCGACTTCATGTATCCGCTCCCACGTCCTGTGTATAGACGTTATTCTCTCAGTTAGCTTTTGGAAAAGTCAAAATAAACTCAGTACCTACACCCTGTTCACTCTCAACAAAGACCTGCGCTCCGTGACCTTCTAAAATCTTATGAGTCACAGCTAGACCAAGGCCCGTACCTTTGGGTTTCGTTGTATGAAAAGGTTCAAACATTTTCTTCCTTGTGGCTTCGCTCATTCCACTGCCGGTATCGCGAATTCGCACTTTCAAGTTCTTGTCTTCAACCGAAGCACTGACCGTTAATTGTGGCTTCTTTGCTTCATTCATGGCTTGATACGAGTTCAAAACAATATTCAAGAAGACTTGCTTCAACTTATCACGACGACCCAAGATGACTAAATTAGAATCAAACTCGCGAATCTGCTCAATGTCAGCGCGCAACTTTGCATCAGTCTTAATCGCATCAAGAACTTCATTCAATAGCGGCGCCAAGTCCACAGGATCCGTCGGCGGAACCTCAGGGCGAGAATAATCCAAGAATTCTGTGATCAAGTTATTCAGACGATCAATCTCGCGCAAAATAATCTTCATCAATTTACGATCATCATCATTGTTCACAGTTTGAGTGAGCATTTCAATGCTGCCGCTAATGCCCGCAAGAGGATTGCGAATCTCATGGGCAA
This region includes:
- a CDS encoding sigma-54-dependent transcriptional regulator; its protein translation is MKSRILVVDDEESIREFLEIMLKKEGYEVTLAEDGQKAKDLLAKKTFDMIISDLQMPHVTGIELLKFVKETYPEIVFMLITAFGTTETAVEAMKMGAYDYLTKPFKIDEVRLNIHNALRSRNLEVENRSLKKELVKEYSFQNMVGNSPAMHAIYDMVKRVSQTPTNVLITGESGTGKEVVAKAIHYNGPLKDKPFITVNCGAIPENLMESEMFGHKKGSFTGAVSDKAGLFEVADTGTLFLDEVGELPMSIQVKLLRAIQERVIRRVGATDDNKVDVRIIAATNRNLEEMVAKGTFRQDLFYRLNVINIKTPGLRERREDIPLLANHFLKKYNERLNKNIGAISAEAMEILKKYDYPGNVRELENMIERTVALESGATILPESLPPMVNTASGRKMASSNEIEIGDDGVDLDKVMGQIEKELLVKAIHSAGGVKKRAAKLLHISFRSMRYRIEKYNLGVVGDDELDDE
- a CDS encoding ferritin-like domain-containing protein encodes the protein MSKDNKKIVTALNEIIEMEISGVVRYLHYALMIKGPNRIPIVKWFHEQANEGYMHASLIGEKITALGGHPSLKVSPVPETKTHKVLDILKESLEFEEKALNKYKDLLKLVGDDVALEELVRQQIRTETEHIEDCKKMLDTTH